One segment of Brassica napus cultivar Da-Ae chromosome C3, Da-Ae, whole genome shotgun sequence DNA contains the following:
- the LOC106427304 gene encoding uncharacterized protein LOC106427304 — MTPPSDENGRDVYLWRNGEDHYVQKFSTKATWIRLREPSSLVPWSRLVWFKEEIPRCSFVTWMVALARLPTRDRLASWGMNVPTQCVLCLFGTESHSHLFFQCPFVAAIWAKFSASPVLLAPVSIQALAGVIDHPQLAGVAGMDAVLKLILQVIVYCIWRERNVRIFQQVSTSVAEVFSRVDRLIKDRLLAISRHAQPPPSPSLLLLYLYLLPAGL; from the coding sequence ATGACCCCTCCTTCTGATGAGAATGGCAGGGATGTCTATCTGTGGAGGAATGGAGAGGACCATTATGTCCAGAAGTTCTCGACCAAGGCTACTTGGATTAGGCTAAGAGAACCCTCATCTCTGGTACCATGGAGCAGACTAGTCTGGTTCAAGGAAGAAATACCAAGATGTTCTTTTGTTACTTGGATGGTGGCTCTCGCTAGGCTTCCCACTAGGGATCGGCTTGCTTCGTGGGGCATGAACGTTCCAACGCAGTGTGTTCTTTGTCTCTTCGGAACAGAGTCTCATTCTCATCTTTTCTTTCAATGTCCTTTTGTTGCAGCAATTTGGGCTAAGTTCTCTGCCAGTCCAGTTCTGCTTGCTCCAGTCTCTATCCAAGCGCTTGCTGGTGTTATTGATCATCCCCAACTCGCTGGAGTTGCTGGTATGGATGCTGTGCTGAAGCTTATATTGCAGGTAATTGTGTATTGCATCTGGCGGGAACGTAACGTGCGCATCTTCCAGCAAGTCTCTACATCAGTTGCTGAAGTCTTCTCTCGGGTGGACCGTCTCATCAAGGACCGCCTGCTTGCCATCAGTCGTCACGCCCAACCTCCGCCATCGCCTTCGTTGCTCCTGCTCTATCTCTATTTGTTGCCCGCGGGTCTGTAA